From one Rosa rugosa chromosome 4, drRosRugo1.1, whole genome shotgun sequence genomic stretch:
- the LOC133707395 gene encoding ethylene-responsive transcription factor ERN2-like, with product MDSLQSSTPNQKETFHENKESGYTSTSAIKVPKKAKISGRSFLGVRQRPSGRWVAEIKDSSQNLRLWLGTFDRAEEAALAYDKAARVLRGRNAKTNFPSSHQQHGMNFMNIHEENCNILKKNPRLYQLLQHAIMKNHAAIARSSSSSTIIGSKGGQFDSNNNFDALVEETIVCSSSTSTASDVQDHDDYHCALSFGTSKVYSSVVVAPTFSATS from the coding sequence ATGGACAGCCTACAGAGCTCAACACCAAACCAAAAAGAAACTTTCCATGAAAATAAAGAGAGTGGTTATACTAGTACTAGCGCGATCAAGGTTCCGAAAAAAGCAAAGATTAGTGGAAGGAGTTTCCTAGGAGTGAGACAAAGGCCATCAGGAAGATGGGTGGCTGAGATCAAGGACTCATCACAGAATCTGAGACTATGGTTAGGAACTTTTGATAGAGCAGAAGAGGCTGCATTGGCTTATGATAAGGCTGCAAGGGTTTTGAGAGGAAGGAATGCAAAGACCAACTTCCCATCATCTCATCAGCAGCATGGAATGAACTTCATGAATATACATGAAGAAAATTGCAACATATTGAAGAAGAATCCGCGGCTTTATCAGCTGCTTCAGCACGCGATCATGAAGAATCATGCAGCAATTGCAAGGTCCTCATCATCGTCGACGATCATAGGATCAAAGGGGGGTCAGTTTGATTCAAACAATAACTTTGATGCACTTGTTGAAGAAACTATAGTGTGCTCTTCATCAACAAGTACTGCTTCTGATGTTCAAGATCATGATGATTACCATTGCGCACTTTCGTTTGGTACTTCTAAGGTTTATTCTTCTGTTGTTGTTGCTCCTACCTTCAGTGCTACTTCATGA
- the LOC133745031 gene encoding putative phospholipid-transporting ATPase 9, whose translation MGGGGGGGRRKRQHFGRIHAFHRGKPSVDEEHSRIGGPGFSRVVHCNDPECLEATAKNYESNYVRTTKYTLATFLPKAVFEQFRRVANLYFLICAILSFTPLSPYSAVSNVVPLVVVVGVTMGKEALEDWRRKKQDMDVNNRKVLVHRSEGEFDFTKWRDLKVGDIVKVEKDQFFPADLILLSSSYDEALCYVETTNLDGETNLKIKQSLEATSNLHEDSSFKDFKALIRCEDPNASLYSFVGSLEFEGESYPLSPQQLLLRDSKLRNTDFIYGVVIFTGHDTKVMQNSTEPPSKRSKIEKRMDKIVYFLFFLLVVMSFVGAIVFGVTTSEDIEDGQLIRWYLRPDDTTVYYDPTRAPLAAILQFLTAVMLYSYLIPISLYVSIEIVKVLQSIFINRDLHMYYEETDKPARARTSNLNEELGQVDTILSDKTGTLTCNSMEFIKCSIAGTAFGRGVTEVERALSSGKGSSLFEGVTEEEGQVEESTEAKTSIKGFNFMDERIMDGNWVKEPHADVIQKFLQLLAVCHTAIPEVDEESGRVTYEAESPDEAAFVIAARELGFEFYERAQTSISLHEFDPMSGRRVERYTSCLTLPIIKKIVKWNYFEISFMTC comes from the exons ATGGGTGGTGGTGGGGGTGGTGGTAGAAGGAAGAGGCAGCATTTTGGGAGAATCCATGCCTTTCACCGTGGAAAACCATCCGTAGATGAGGAGCATTCGCGGATCGGAGGCCCCGGATTCTCTAGAGTAGTCCATTGCAATGACCCTGAATGCCTTGAGGCCACTGCTAAGAACTATGAAAGCAATTATGTTAGAACCACCAAGTATACACTTGCTACATTCTTACCTAAGGCAGTGTTTGAGCAATTTAGAAGGGTTGCAAATCTGTATTTCCTCATTTGCGCAATACTGTCATTTACACCGCTTTCGCCTTACTCTGCTGTCAGTAATGTTGTCCCTCTTGTGGTTGTGGTTGGAGTTACAATGGGAAAAGAGGCCCTTGAAGATTGGCGGCGCAAAAAGCAG GATATGGATGTGAACAACAGAAAAGTTCTGGTGCATCGATCGGAAGGTGAATTTGATTTTACCAAGTGGAGGGATTTGAAAGTTGGGGATATAGTGAAAGTGGAAAAGGACCAATTTTTTCCTGCTGATCTCATCTTACTTTCATCAAGCTATGATGAAGCACTTTGCTATGTAGAGACCACCAACCTTGATGGGGAAACTAATTTGAAAATAAAGCAATCTCTGGAAGCAACTTCTAATCTTCATGAAGACTCGAGCTTCAAAGATTTCAAGGCTTTGATCAGATGTGAAGACCCGAATGCAAGTCTGTACTCATTCGTAGGGAGTCTGGAGTTTGAAGGGGAATCGTACCCTCTTTCACCTCAGCAGCTTCTGCTTAGGGACTCTAAGCTGAGAAACACTGATTTTATATATGGGGTTGTAATCTTCACAGGTCATGATACAAAAGTTATGCAAAACTCAACTGAACCACCTTCCAAGAGAAGCAAAATTGAGAAAAGGATGGATAAGATAGTCTACTTCTTGTTTTTCCTCTTAGTTGTGATGTCTTTTGTTGGTGCTATTGTCTTTGGGGTTACCACTAGCGAAGACATAGAAGATGGGCAATTGATAAGATGGTACCTTAGACCAGATGATACTACAGTTTACTATGATCCAACAAGAGCGCCACTTGCAGCCATTTTGCAGTTCTTAACAGCCGTTATGTTGTACAGTTATTTGATTCCCATTTCCTTGTATGTGTCGATAGAGATTGTCAAAGTGCTCCAGAGCATTTTCATCAACCGGGATCTGCACATGTACTATGAGGAAACTGACAAGCCAGCTCGAGCACGTACCTCAAACTTGAATGAAGAACTTGGCCAAGTTGATACTATTCTATCTGACAAAACAGGAACCTTAACTTGCAACTCAATGGAGTTTATCAAGTGTTCTATTGCCGGGACTGCTTTTGGGCGCGGAGTTACAGAAGTTGAGAGAGCTTTGTCCAGTGGCAAAGGCTCATCTTTGTTTGAAGGGGTGACAGAAGAAGAAGGCCAAGTTGAAGAATCTACTGAAGCCAAGACATCAATAAAAGGCTTTAACTTCATGGATGAAAGAATAATGGATGGCAATTGGGTTAAGGAGCCTCATGCAGATGTAATCCAGAAGTTTCTACAGTTACTCGCCGTCTGTCATACAGCAATACCTGAAGTTGATGAAGAATCTGGAAGAGTTACATATGAGGCTGAATCACCAGATGAGGCAGCTTTTGTGATTGCAGCAAGAGAGCTTGGTTTTGAATTTTATGAAAGGGCTCAAACAAGCATCTCCCTGCACGAGTTTGATCCAATGTCTGGAAGGAGAGTTGAAAGGTATACTTCTTGTTTAACACTTCCAATTATTAAGAAAATAGTAAAATGGAACTATTTCGAAATCTCTTTTATGACATGCTGA
- the LOC133706677 gene encoding G patch domain-containing protein TGH isoform X1, with protein sequence MDSDEEDFVFYGTPIAREDDVNTSRKKKSVAEASGQLRTLAPWKQEVRDEEGRRRFHGAFSGGFSAGYYNTVGSKEGWTPQTFVSSRKNRAEVKQQDILNFLDEDERAELEGQSLGTSSQFDTFGFTAADHARKHAEKEHQKRPSAIPGPVPDELVLPATDSIGVKLLLKMGWRRGRSIKDSHTDVAYDARREARKAFLAFSTNDAKTQLADSEPIHDKSENYTEQPASDDVQSSQNTPVYVLNPKQDLHGLGFDPFKHAPEFREKKRSRVSDNRGPGNKSALLMNNNLFGFKSGKAAPGFGIGALEDFDAEDEDVYAAGYDFEETYAEDIDEPTKLIMDRKQKSVQKEAGALSGFRLASNSDYQLERTDNYSSGISSRFDPPVVPEDFVPHHKFTGPPETSYKLGDPGPLEVPPPQDNNLKLLIDGVATLVARCGKLFEDLSREKNQSNPLFSFLVGGNGHEYYTRKLWEEQQKRGDQTKLQLDGKLSPRTQKMTAESRGKILGERPLERSSKDVSTSIPSTDAIHLQYNLSDTFTDPSSYSEMPVVAKPFIHDTAKQERFEQFLKDKYQGGLRSTDSGRASHMSEAARALERLDFEAAAEAIKKGKWSKEISTSLTGGMEFTSGGFVQAKDTQAQDAIPKEVHVKRTEYQWRPSPILCKRFDLIDPYMGKPAPAPRSKSKIETLIFTSDSVKATKEEETIIVKRDSYQMPQPEAQGISKDAADNDSGGEVEVENVERPVDLYKAIFSDDSDDEEDTSIPNEVGNPEKKVEAANTTLNRLIAGDFLESLGKELGLEVPPELSSSTNKAMNSAPPKETANANSRIYSTYSVEDSSTLNVPHSREIVQDRSSEKREPVNGNLIGNSARSNSTYAETASLGNQVDKNISEKGPLQDRKFKTPSRRHRSSSSSSEDERSRKRSRRRRHRHSDSDSDSSSDHQDRYHSRSKGKKKGPSREKSSSSRSHSKHHKRRSRDSPSRYDYSPEKERTETKRDKHKRRD encoded by the exons atggattCCGACGAAGAAGACTTCGTCTTCTACGGAACGCCAATAGCGCGCGAGGATGACGTCAACACCAGCCGGAAGAAGAAGTCCGTCGCCGAAGCCTCCGGTCAGCTCCGCACTCTCGCTCCTTGGAAGCAAGAG gTTAGAGATgaagaagggagaagaagattTCACGGGGCCTTTAGCGGAGGGTTTTCTGCTGGCTACTACAATACAGTGGGATCGAAAGAGG GTTGGACACCACAGACCTTTGTGTCTTCCCGTAAGAACAGAGCTGAAGTCAAACAGCAGGACATTTTGAACTTTCTAGATGAAGATGAAAGAGCT GAATTGGAAGGTCAATCTTTGGGGACATCTTCGCAGTTTGATACATTTGGGTTTACAGCTGCAGATCACGCTCGAAAACATGCAGAAAAGGAACATCAGAAAAG GCCATCAGCTATTCCTGGACCTGTTCCTGATGAATTGGTACTTCCGGCCACAGATTCTATAG GTGTAAAGTTGCTGCTGAAGATGGGATGGCGGCGTGGTCGATCAATTAAGGATTCACATACTGATGTAGCATATG ATGCTCGAAGGGAGGCTAGAAAAGCTTTCTTAGCATTTTCTACTAATGATGCGAAAACACAGCTGGCTGACTCTGAACCCATTCATGATAAATCTGAGAATTATACAGAGCAGCCTGCAAGCGATGATGTCCAATCTTCACAAAATACACCT GTTTATGTACTCAACCCAAAGCAGGATCTGCATGGATTAGGCTTTGATCCTTTTAAGCATGCTCCTGAGTTTAGGG aaaagaaaagatcaCGCGTATCTGATAATAGGGGCCCTGGAAACAAAAGTGCTCTTTTAATGAACAATAATCTTTTTGGCTTCAAAT CAGGAAAAGCTGCTCCTGGTTTTGGAATTGGAGCACTTGAAGATTTTGATGCTGAAGATGAGGATGTGTATGCCGCTG GCTATGACTTCGAGGAGACGTATGCTGAAGATATTGATGAGCCAACAAAATTGATCATGGATCGTAAGCAAAAGTCAGTTCAAAAGGAAGCAGGTGCTCTCTCTGGATTTAGACTTGCATCAAATTCTGACTACCAGCTTGAAAG AACTGATAACTACTCCTCCGGGATATCTTCTAGATTTGATCCCCCTGTAGTTCCAGAGGATTTTGTACCCCATCATAAATTTACTGGGCCTCCTGAGACTAGCTACAAGCTTGGAGATCCTGGTCCCCTGGAAGTCCCACCTCCTCAGGATAATAATCTGAAACTGTTAATTGATGGGGTTGCAACTTTAGTAGCTCGATGTGGCAAATTATTTGAGGATCTCTCAAGAGagaaaaatcaatcaaatccaTTGTTTAGTTTTCTTGTTGGAGGAAATGGTCATGAGTATTACACAAGGAAGCTGTGGGAGGAGCAACAGAAGAGAGGAGATCAAACCAAGCTGCAATTAGATGGTAAATTGTCTCCAAGAACACAGAAAATGACAGCAGAGAGTCGTGGAAAAATTTTAGGGGAAAGGCCTTTGGAGCGAAGCTCTAAGGACGTGAGTACATCAATTCCTTCTACAGATGCGATTCATCTTCAGTACAATCTTTCAGATACATTTACTGATCCCTCATCATAT AGTGAGATGCCAGTAGTCGCGAAACCCTTCATACATGATACAGCAAAGCAAGAAAGGTTTGAGCAGTTTCTTAAGGACAAGTACCAAGGAGGGCTTCGATCTACTGACTCTGGTAGAGCTAGTCATATGTCAGAAGCAGCTCGTGCTCTTGAGAGATTAGACTTTGAAGCTGCAGCTGAGGCAAtaaaaaaagggaaatggagTAAAGAAATCTCTACATCACTTACTGGAGGGATGGAATTTACTTCTGGGGGATTTGTG CAAGCTAAAGATACTCAAGCTCAAGATGCAATCCCAAAGGAAGTCCACGTAAAACGAACAGAATATCAATGGCGTCCTTCACCTATCCTATGCAAACGGTTTGATCTGATTGATCCTTATATGGGGAAG CCAGCACCGGCTCCACGATCGAAGAGTAAAATTGAAACTCTCATTTTCACATCCGATTCTGTAAAAGCgactaaagaagaagaaactataATTGTAAAGAGAGACTCATATCAGATGCCTCAACCTGAGGCCCAAGGAATAAGCAAAGATGCAGCTGACAATGATAGTGGTGGTGAGGTGGAAGTTGAAAATGTGGAGAGGCCTGTTGACCTTTACAAG GCTATCTTTTCTGATGATTCagatgatgaagaggatacCTCTATTCCTAATGAAGTTGGCAATCCCGAGAAGAAGGTTGAAGCAGCTAATACAACATTAAACCGTTTGATTGCAGGTGACTTTTTGGAATCCTTGGGTAAAGAACTTGGCTTAGAGGTTCCGCCCGAGTTGTCTTCCTCAACAAACAAAGCCATGAATTCTGCACCTCCCAAAGAAACTGCCAATGCCAATTCAAGAATTTACAGTACTTATTCAGTTGAAGATTCTTCCACTCTTAATGTCCCTCATAGCCGGGAGATTGTTCAAGATCGTTCATCTGAAAAAAGGGAGCCTGTTAATGGTAACTTAATAGGTAACTCGGCCAGAAGTAATAGCACATACGCTGAGACTGCTTCTTTAGGGAATCAGGTTGATAAAAATATCTCAGAGAAAGGACCTCTACAGGATAGGAAATTTAAAACCCCCTCAAGGCGGCACCGAAGCAGCAGCTCATCATCAGAAGATGAAAGGAGTAGAAAGCGCTCCAGGCGACGTCGACACAGACACAGCGATTCAGATAGTGATTCATCCAGTGATCATCAAGACCGATATCATTCTAGGtctaaagggaagaagaaaggaCCCTCACGAGAAAAGAGCAGTAGTAGCAGAAGTCACTCAAAACATCACAAGCGTAGAAGCAGAGACTCCCCAAGTAGATATGATTATTCCCCTGAGAAGGAACGCACAGAAACCAAGAGAGATAAGCACAAAAGGAGGGATTGA
- the LOC133706677 gene encoding G patch domain-containing protein TGH isoform X2: MDSDEEDFVFYGTPIAREDDVNTSRKKKSVAEASGQLRTLAPWKQEVRDEEGRRRFHGAFSGGFSAGYYNTVGSKEGWTPQTFVSSRKNRAEVKQQDILNFLDEDERAELEGQSLGTSSQFDTFGFTAADHARKHAEKEHQKRPSAIPGPVPDELVLPATDSIGVKLLLKMGWRRGRSIKDSHTDVAYDARREARKAFLAFSTNDAKTQLADSEPIHDKSENYTEQPASDDVQSSQNTPVYVLNPKQDLHGLGFDPFKHAPEFREKKRSRVSDNRGPGNKSALLMNNNLFGFKSGKAAPGFGIGALEDFDAEDEDVYAAGYDFEETYAEDIDEPTKLIMDRKQKSVQKEAGALSGFRLASNSDYQLERFDPPVVPEDFVPHHKFTGPPETSYKLGDPGPLEVPPPQDNNLKLLIDGVATLVARCGKLFEDLSREKNQSNPLFSFLVGGNGHEYYTRKLWEEQQKRGDQTKLQLDGKLSPRTQKMTAESRGKILGERPLERSSKDVSTSIPSTDAIHLQYNLSDTFTDPSSYSEMPVVAKPFIHDTAKQERFEQFLKDKYQGGLRSTDSGRASHMSEAARALERLDFEAAAEAIKKGKWSKEISTSLTGGMEFTSGGFVQAKDTQAQDAIPKEVHVKRTEYQWRPSPILCKRFDLIDPYMGKPAPAPRSKSKIETLIFTSDSVKATKEEETIIVKRDSYQMPQPEAQGISKDAADNDSGGEVEVENVERPVDLYKAIFSDDSDDEEDTSIPNEVGNPEKKVEAANTTLNRLIAGDFLESLGKELGLEVPPELSSSTNKAMNSAPPKETANANSRIYSTYSVEDSSTLNVPHSREIVQDRSSEKREPVNGNLIGNSARSNSTYAETASLGNQVDKNISEKGPLQDRKFKTPSRRHRSSSSSSEDERSRKRSRRRRHRHSDSDSDSSSDHQDRYHSRSKGKKKGPSREKSSSSRSHSKHHKRRSRDSPSRYDYSPEKERTETKRDKHKRRD, encoded by the exons atggattCCGACGAAGAAGACTTCGTCTTCTACGGAACGCCAATAGCGCGCGAGGATGACGTCAACACCAGCCGGAAGAAGAAGTCCGTCGCCGAAGCCTCCGGTCAGCTCCGCACTCTCGCTCCTTGGAAGCAAGAG gTTAGAGATgaagaagggagaagaagattTCACGGGGCCTTTAGCGGAGGGTTTTCTGCTGGCTACTACAATACAGTGGGATCGAAAGAGG GTTGGACACCACAGACCTTTGTGTCTTCCCGTAAGAACAGAGCTGAAGTCAAACAGCAGGACATTTTGAACTTTCTAGATGAAGATGAAAGAGCT GAATTGGAAGGTCAATCTTTGGGGACATCTTCGCAGTTTGATACATTTGGGTTTACAGCTGCAGATCACGCTCGAAAACATGCAGAAAAGGAACATCAGAAAAG GCCATCAGCTATTCCTGGACCTGTTCCTGATGAATTGGTACTTCCGGCCACAGATTCTATAG GTGTAAAGTTGCTGCTGAAGATGGGATGGCGGCGTGGTCGATCAATTAAGGATTCACATACTGATGTAGCATATG ATGCTCGAAGGGAGGCTAGAAAAGCTTTCTTAGCATTTTCTACTAATGATGCGAAAACACAGCTGGCTGACTCTGAACCCATTCATGATAAATCTGAGAATTATACAGAGCAGCCTGCAAGCGATGATGTCCAATCTTCACAAAATACACCT GTTTATGTACTCAACCCAAAGCAGGATCTGCATGGATTAGGCTTTGATCCTTTTAAGCATGCTCCTGAGTTTAGGG aaaagaaaagatcaCGCGTATCTGATAATAGGGGCCCTGGAAACAAAAGTGCTCTTTTAATGAACAATAATCTTTTTGGCTTCAAAT CAGGAAAAGCTGCTCCTGGTTTTGGAATTGGAGCACTTGAAGATTTTGATGCTGAAGATGAGGATGTGTATGCCGCTG GCTATGACTTCGAGGAGACGTATGCTGAAGATATTGATGAGCCAACAAAATTGATCATGGATCGTAAGCAAAAGTCAGTTCAAAAGGAAGCAGGTGCTCTCTCTGGATTTAGACTTGCATCAAATTCTGACTACCAGCTTGAAAG ATTTGATCCCCCTGTAGTTCCAGAGGATTTTGTACCCCATCATAAATTTACTGGGCCTCCTGAGACTAGCTACAAGCTTGGAGATCCTGGTCCCCTGGAAGTCCCACCTCCTCAGGATAATAATCTGAAACTGTTAATTGATGGGGTTGCAACTTTAGTAGCTCGATGTGGCAAATTATTTGAGGATCTCTCAAGAGagaaaaatcaatcaaatccaTTGTTTAGTTTTCTTGTTGGAGGAAATGGTCATGAGTATTACACAAGGAAGCTGTGGGAGGAGCAACAGAAGAGAGGAGATCAAACCAAGCTGCAATTAGATGGTAAATTGTCTCCAAGAACACAGAAAATGACAGCAGAGAGTCGTGGAAAAATTTTAGGGGAAAGGCCTTTGGAGCGAAGCTCTAAGGACGTGAGTACATCAATTCCTTCTACAGATGCGATTCATCTTCAGTACAATCTTTCAGATACATTTACTGATCCCTCATCATAT AGTGAGATGCCAGTAGTCGCGAAACCCTTCATACATGATACAGCAAAGCAAGAAAGGTTTGAGCAGTTTCTTAAGGACAAGTACCAAGGAGGGCTTCGATCTACTGACTCTGGTAGAGCTAGTCATATGTCAGAAGCAGCTCGTGCTCTTGAGAGATTAGACTTTGAAGCTGCAGCTGAGGCAAtaaaaaaagggaaatggagTAAAGAAATCTCTACATCACTTACTGGAGGGATGGAATTTACTTCTGGGGGATTTGTG CAAGCTAAAGATACTCAAGCTCAAGATGCAATCCCAAAGGAAGTCCACGTAAAACGAACAGAATATCAATGGCGTCCTTCACCTATCCTATGCAAACGGTTTGATCTGATTGATCCTTATATGGGGAAG CCAGCACCGGCTCCACGATCGAAGAGTAAAATTGAAACTCTCATTTTCACATCCGATTCTGTAAAAGCgactaaagaagaagaaactataATTGTAAAGAGAGACTCATATCAGATGCCTCAACCTGAGGCCCAAGGAATAAGCAAAGATGCAGCTGACAATGATAGTGGTGGTGAGGTGGAAGTTGAAAATGTGGAGAGGCCTGTTGACCTTTACAAG GCTATCTTTTCTGATGATTCagatgatgaagaggatacCTCTATTCCTAATGAAGTTGGCAATCCCGAGAAGAAGGTTGAAGCAGCTAATACAACATTAAACCGTTTGATTGCAGGTGACTTTTTGGAATCCTTGGGTAAAGAACTTGGCTTAGAGGTTCCGCCCGAGTTGTCTTCCTCAACAAACAAAGCCATGAATTCTGCACCTCCCAAAGAAACTGCCAATGCCAATTCAAGAATTTACAGTACTTATTCAGTTGAAGATTCTTCCACTCTTAATGTCCCTCATAGCCGGGAGATTGTTCAAGATCGTTCATCTGAAAAAAGGGAGCCTGTTAATGGTAACTTAATAGGTAACTCGGCCAGAAGTAATAGCACATACGCTGAGACTGCTTCTTTAGGGAATCAGGTTGATAAAAATATCTCAGAGAAAGGACCTCTACAGGATAGGAAATTTAAAACCCCCTCAAGGCGGCACCGAAGCAGCAGCTCATCATCAGAAGATGAAAGGAGTAGAAAGCGCTCCAGGCGACGTCGACACAGACACAGCGATTCAGATAGTGATTCATCCAGTGATCATCAAGACCGATATCATTCTAGGtctaaagggaagaagaaaggaCCCTCACGAGAAAAGAGCAGTAGTAGCAGAAGTCACTCAAAACATCACAAGCGTAGAAGCAGAGACTCCCCAAGTAGATATGATTATTCCCCTGAGAAGGAACGCACAGAAACCAAGAGAGATAAGCACAAAAGGAGGGATTGA